The following proteins come from a genomic window of Candidatus Bipolaricaulis sibiricus:
- a CDS encoding Transcription termination factor Rho: protein MEMSEVRGLGLEKLTGLAQTLGVNGSGDLSSVELELAVMRVLAERQELAVEGILEIMPDGYGFLRERSCLPSRYDVYVSPSQIKRFALKDGDLIRGPVRQPREGERYFALLKVDQVSGLDPEQVRKRVDFQQLTPLHPNQHLVLEHNPDEPSTRMIDLFAPIGKGQRGLIVSPPKAGKTTLLKHIAQGIEANHPDVRLLILLVDERPEEVTDFRRSVKRAEVIAATFDMEPQHHTRIAELATAEGKRLVESGYDVVILMDSLTRLGRAYNLSISPSGKLLSGGIDPTALYKPKEFFGAARNIEEGGSLTIIATALIDTGSRLDQVVFEEFKGTGNMELVLNRDLANRRVFPAIDLVQSGTRKEELLLQPDVLRRVWILRKLLIEMPDPGAALEFIKGKMEQTRTNKQFLELMNSE from the coding sequence ATGGAAATGAGCGAAGTCCGCGGCCTGGGGTTGGAGAAGCTGACGGGACTGGCTCAAACCCTCGGGGTCAACGGAAGCGGCGACCTGTCGTCGGTCGAGCTCGAGCTGGCGGTGATGCGAGTCCTGGCTGAGCGGCAGGAGCTGGCTGTGGAAGGGATCCTCGAGATCATGCCCGATGGCTACGGGTTCCTGCGCGAGCGGTCGTGCCTTCCCAGCCGGTACGACGTCTACGTGTCCCCATCGCAGATCAAGCGGTTCGCCCTCAAGGACGGCGACCTCATCCGTGGGCCGGTGCGCCAGCCTCGGGAAGGCGAGCGGTACTTTGCCCTTCTGAAGGTCGACCAGGTCAGCGGGCTTGACCCGGAGCAGGTCCGAAAGCGGGTCGATTTCCAGCAGCTGACGCCTCTTCACCCCAATCAGCATCTCGTCCTCGAACACAACCCTGACGAGCCCTCCACGCGGATGATCGACCTCTTCGCTCCGATCGGGAAGGGGCAGCGCGGCCTCATCGTCTCCCCGCCCAAGGCGGGGAAGACGACCCTCCTCAAGCACATCGCCCAGGGGATCGAGGCCAACCACCCGGATGTCCGCCTGCTGATCCTGCTCGTCGACGAGCGGCCGGAGGAGGTGACCGACTTCCGGCGCTCGGTGAAGAGAGCCGAGGTCATCGCCGCGACGTTCGACATGGAACCCCAGCATCACACTCGGATTGCCGAGCTGGCCACCGCGGAGGGGAAGCGCCTCGTCGAATCGGGCTACGACGTCGTCATCCTCATGGACTCCCTCACCCGGCTCGGGCGGGCGTATAACCTCTCCATCAGCCCGTCGGGCAAGCTCCTCTCGGGCGGAATCGACCCCACTGCCCTCTACAAGCCCAAGGAGTTCTTTGGGGCGGCGCGGAACATCGAGGAGGGCGGATCGCTGACCATCATCGCCACGGCTCTCATCGATACCGGGTCACGCCTCGACCAAGTGGTGTTCGAGGAGTTCAAGGGCACCGGCAACATGGAGCTTGTTCTGAACCGCGATCTCGCCAATCGGCGGGTGTTCCCGGCCATTGACCTTGTGCAGTCGGGCACAAGAAAAGAGGAACTCCTCCTTCAGCCAGATGTCCTTCGCCGGGTGTGGATCCTCCGTAAGCTCTTGATCGAGATGCCCGACCCCGGCGCGGCGCTGGAGTTCATCAAAGGCAAGATGGAGCAGACGAGGACGAATAAGCAGTTCTTGGAGCTGATGAACAGTGAGTGA
- a CDS encoding M23 family metallopeptidase produces MSENPFLVAALALLVVPLVLAAFLPAAPAGGPVVPIAATWLSWPTYTVQVGDTMASIAQKVGVPLDYLIASNDVDPSRLRPGQQLLLPSGGVLHTVKPGQTLTDIAKSYEVTEGALRLANGLSAEPAPGTRIVVPMPPVVPQATAVALGKGETTRFAWPARGTITSAYGPRIHPIYHVSSFHSGIDLALAEGTRVCAAAPGRVSVAGWEGGYGLLVVLDHGDGYSTYYAHLSQIVVSVGQFVEIGQMIARSGNTGLSTGPHLHFEIRRDGVAVDPLLFLP; encoded by the coding sequence GTGAGTGAGAACCCCTTCCTCGTGGCGGCACTGGCGCTGCTCGTGGTGCCGCTGGTCCTGGCTGCGTTCCTCCCCGCCGCCCCGGCCGGAGGGCCGGTGGTCCCCATCGCCGCCACGTGGTTGTCCTGGCCTACGTACACCGTTCAGGTCGGTGACACGATGGCCAGCATTGCGCAGAAGGTGGGGGTCCCACTCGACTACCTCATTGCCAGCAATGACGTCGACCCTTCGCGACTGCGCCCAGGCCAGCAGCTCCTGCTCCCCAGCGGTGGCGTGTTGCACACGGTTAAACCCGGACAGACCTTGACGGACATCGCCAAGAGCTACGAGGTGACCGAAGGAGCGCTTCGGCTGGCGAATGGGCTGAGCGCTGAGCCCGCTCCGGGAACGCGGATCGTCGTACCGATGCCACCCGTAGTCCCCCAGGCAACTGCAGTGGCCCTGGGCAAAGGAGAGACGACCCGCTTCGCCTGGCCAGCCCGGGGAACGATCACTTCGGCGTACGGACCCCGCATCCATCCAATCTACCACGTATCCTCGTTCCACTCAGGGATCGACCTCGCCCTGGCCGAGGGGACCCGGGTGTGCGCCGCGGCGCCGGGCCGGGTCAGCGTGGCTGGCTGGGAGGGCGGATACGGGCTTCTGGTCGTTCTGGACCACGGCGACGGCTACAGCACGTACTACGCTCACCTGTCACAGATCGTTGTCTCGGTCGGGCAGTTCGTGGAGATCGGGCAGATGATTGCCCGCTCCGGCAACACCGGGCTGTCCACGGGGCCGCACCTCCACTTTGAGATCCGCCGCGACGGTGTGGCGGTGGATCCGCTGTTGTTCCTCCCGTGA
- a CDS encoding UDP-N-acetylglucosamine 1-carboxyvinyltransferase: MASLLTAEPVILHNVPHLLDVDAAVALARALGKEVTWQDSRIALCGGETLAAEAPADLVQRMRASFVALGPILARVGECRMPLPGGCAIGPRPVDLHLAGLRRLGASFEVRGGTVHASATRLKGATVYLDYPSVGATEQLLLAGALADGTTVIVNPAREPEVVDVARLLTAMGAKVCWHEDRVAIRGQSSLGGAEHRVIPDRVEAGTYLLAAAITRGEVTVQGCRADHLDALLTKLGEAGAEVLTDGDAVTVRLAARARAVNVQTLPYPGFPTDLQPPMIAFLATASGRSTARETVFASRFNYVGALTRMGAQIQVSGDTVLTDGVETLHGAAVEATDIRAGAALVLAALAADEHTGIRGETHVARGYADLPEKLRSLGAEVWVTDES; this comes from the coding sequence ATGGCGAGCCTGCTCACCGCGGAGCCGGTGATCCTGCACAACGTGCCCCACCTGCTGGATGTCGATGCGGCTGTTGCACTGGCGCGGGCGCTGGGAAAGGAGGTGACGTGGCAGGACTCCCGCATCGCGCTCTGCGGCGGGGAGACCCTTGCTGCGGAGGCACCGGCTGATCTCGTGCAGCGGATGCGGGCCTCGTTTGTGGCGCTGGGGCCCATTCTCGCCCGCGTTGGGGAGTGCCGAATGCCGCTTCCCGGAGGGTGCGCGATTGGCCCTCGGCCGGTCGACCTCCATCTCGCGGGACTGCGCCGGCTGGGGGCATCGTTCGAGGTGCGCGGCGGGACGGTCCACGCGTCGGCCACCCGGTTGAAGGGGGCCACGGTGTACCTTGATTACCCCTCGGTTGGAGCCACCGAGCAGCTGCTTCTCGCGGGCGCACTCGCCGACGGGACCACAGTGATCGTGAACCCGGCGCGCGAGCCGGAGGTCGTCGACGTGGCGCGCCTCCTGACGGCGATGGGGGCGAAGGTGTGCTGGCACGAGGATCGGGTGGCGATACGGGGGCAGTCCAGCCTTGGCGGGGCTGAGCACCGTGTGATCCCGGATCGCGTCGAGGCGGGGACGTACTTGCTCGCGGCGGCCATCACCCGGGGCGAGGTCACCGTCCAGGGATGCCGCGCAGACCACCTCGACGCGCTTCTGACCAAGCTTGGCGAGGCGGGGGCCGAGGTGTTGACAGATGGGGACGCGGTGACGGTCCGTCTTGCCGCCCGGGCGAGGGCCGTGAACGTGCAGACCCTGCCGTACCCAGGGTTCCCCACCGACCTCCAGCCACCGATGATCGCGTTCCTTGCCACGGCATCTGGCCGGTCTACGGCCCGGGAGACGGTGTTCGCCTCGCGCTTCAACTACGTCGGTGCGCTGACGCGGATGGGCGCGCAGATCCAGGTCAGCGGGGACACGGTGCTCACAGATGGGGTGGAGACGCTGCACGGTGCAGCGGTAGAAGCGACCGACATCCGCGCCGGGGCGGCCTTGGTTCTCGCGGCCCTCGCCGCGGATGAGCATACCGGGATCCGCGGTGAGACCCACGTGGCGCGGGGCTACGCGGACCTTCCGGAGAAGCTGCGCAGCCTGGGTGCGGAGGTATGGGTCACGGACGAGTCCTAG
- a CDS encoding Ribosome LSU-associated GTP-binding protein HflX — translation MGHGRVLAIEDYLGRRARVYGGERAILADVLPPGTDEAEHFEELAALASTAGVAVVGHTVQRRRRPHPATYLGRGKAEEIKDRAHSERADTLVVGSEVSPGQARNLEEATGLKVIDRSQLILDIFAHRAGTREAVLAVELAQLEYLLPRLRGWGKALTDPGAGIGTSGPGETRLEQGRRAIRRRIQAVREELAKAAQDRAVQQARRRRSGPPEIAIVGYTNSGKSTLFNRLTGSDVRVEDRLFATLDTRVRRVSLPDEEALLADTVGFIRALPHQLVPAFRATLGAVRDAAALLLVLDGTARAAEDHLRVVREVVADVVGPDRAPPPVLHVLNKADLIATPEQEARLATLRSAAVPHVVVSAKTGYNIPQLLMAIQALLARRGAVPAAMG, via the coding sequence ATGGGTCACGGACGAGTCCTAGCGATCGAGGACTACCTGGGCCGACGGGCCCGAGTCTACGGCGGGGAGCGGGCAATCCTCGCCGATGTCCTCCCCCCGGGCACAGACGAGGCTGAGCACTTCGAGGAGCTGGCTGCCCTCGCGTCCACGGCCGGTGTCGCCGTCGTTGGCCACACCGTGCAACGCCGACGGCGTCCCCATCCCGCGACGTACCTCGGGCGGGGGAAGGCTGAGGAGATCAAGGACCGTGCCCATAGCGAACGTGCCGATACGCTTGTTGTGGGGTCGGAGGTGTCGCCTGGTCAGGCCCGCAACCTGGAGGAAGCGACAGGGCTGAAGGTCATCGACCGCTCGCAGCTCATCCTCGACATCTTTGCCCACCGGGCTGGGACAAGGGAAGCGGTCCTTGCCGTCGAGCTGGCCCAGCTGGAGTACCTGCTCCCCCGGCTGCGGGGATGGGGTAAGGCCTTGACCGATCCGGGTGCGGGCATCGGCACGAGCGGGCCGGGGGAGACGCGGCTTGAGCAGGGGCGACGGGCGATCCGGCGTCGCATCCAGGCTGTGCGCGAGGAGCTGGCCAAGGCAGCTCAGGATCGCGCGGTACAGCAGGCACGTCGGCGCCGATCGGGCCCTCCCGAGATCGCCATCGTCGGGTACACGAACTCGGGCAAGTCCACGCTGTTCAACCGCCTTACTGGGAGCGATGTGCGGGTGGAGGACAGGTTGTTCGCCACGCTGGACACGCGGGTGCGGCGCGTTTCGCTACCGGATGAGGAGGCACTGCTTGCGGACACGGTCGGCTTCATCCGCGCGCTGCCGCACCAGCTTGTGCCGGCGTTCCGCGCCACGTTGGGGGCCGTGCGCGATGCAGCGGCCCTTCTGCTCGTCCTAGATGGGACCGCGCGGGCCGCGGAGGACCATCTGCGGGTGGTCCGCGAGGTCGTGGCGGACGTTGTGGGACCTGATCGGGCCCCTCCTCCGGTGCTGCACGTGCTGAACAAGGCTGACCTGATCGCGACGCCGGAGCAGGAGGCCCGTCTGGCAACGCTGCGAAGCGCAGCCGTGCCTCATGTGGTCGTCTCGGCCAAGACGGGCTACAACATCCCGCAGCTCCTGATGGCGATCCAGGCACTCCTGGCCCGCCGCGGTGCCGTGCCGGCGGCGATGGGCTAG
- a CDS encoding Leucyl-tRNA synthetase: MRPAPYDPRAIEDRWRGFWREKGYFRARTAAGGRKKFYYLNMFPYPSGYLHVGHGRNYIIGDAIVRFLLMRGYNVLNPMGWDAFGLPAENAAIERGIHPRDWTLANIAYAKKQFEAWGIEYDWDREVTTCLPEYYRWTQWLFLKLYEHGLAYKKRADVNYCPSCKTVLANEQVVGGECERCGSAPEPRTLDQWFFRITAYAERLLSGLADLDWPDHVKKMQENWIGRSEGATIAFRCERGDPIPVFTTRPDTLWGATFVVLAPEHPRVDELTVPERRAEVELYRRAASRATEVERLSTERQKTGVFTGSRVQNPVTGEPIPVWIADYVLPGYGTGAVMAVPAHDQRDLEFARKFGLPIRVVIAPPGGALPDSRTMTRAYEGPGTMVSSGPLSGTPASEAMERTLAYLEDHDYGRRTVTYRLRDWLISRQRYWGAPIPIVYCARCGVVPVPEDELPVRLPEVSFIGKMGLADIRGYADTVCPRCGDAARRDTDTMDTFVDSSWYFLRFVSPHEQNAPFVSADVNQWLPVDQYVGGVEHAILHLLYSRFVTMALHDMGYVAFDEPFRRLFTQGMVCHTAYKCPQHGWLYPKEVDNLRCTKCGGQVTTSYFSMSKSKRNVVEPADIIARYGADTERLYTLFMGPPDRDIEWSEDGIRGAWRFLNRVWNLVVGELPRLAEVRGDPDPSGFGSAERALWQKLHATVKKVTEEFAERLGLNTAIAAIMELVNAVSSYIEGPQPDLRLVRHTLSRVVLLLSPFTPFLAEELWQRLGEGIPVLEVPWPDYDPAAVAGDEVEIPVQINGKVRARLRLAASVAADAVTLRAAALATDEVQERIQGHEVERVVAVPGKLVSIVVR; this comes from the coding sequence GTGAGGCCCGCTCCGTACGACCCGCGGGCGATCGAGGACCGCTGGAGGGGTTTCTGGCGGGAGAAGGGGTACTTTCGAGCCCGCACGGCGGCCGGCGGACGGAAGAAGTTCTACTACCTGAACATGTTCCCGTACCCGTCGGGCTACCTCCATGTCGGGCATGGGCGGAACTACATTATCGGCGATGCGATCGTTCGGTTTCTCCTCATGCGTGGGTACAACGTTCTCAATCCCATGGGATGGGATGCGTTCGGCCTCCCGGCCGAGAACGCAGCGATCGAGCGGGGGATCCACCCCCGGGATTGGACGCTGGCCAACATTGCCTACGCTAAGAAGCAGTTTGAGGCGTGGGGCATCGAGTACGACTGGGACCGTGAGGTCACGACGTGCCTTCCCGAGTACTACCGGTGGACACAGTGGCTGTTTCTGAAGCTGTATGAGCACGGGCTCGCCTACAAGAAGCGGGCCGATGTGAACTACTGCCCCAGCTGCAAAACCGTGCTCGCCAACGAACAGGTGGTCGGTGGTGAGTGCGAGCGGTGCGGGTCGGCACCGGAGCCGAGGACGCTCGATCAGTGGTTCTTCCGGATCACCGCATACGCCGAGCGGCTCCTCAGCGGACTGGCGGACCTGGACTGGCCTGATCACGTCAAGAAGATGCAGGAGAACTGGATCGGTCGCTCCGAGGGTGCCACGATCGCCTTCCGTTGCGAGCGCGGCGACCCGATTCCCGTGTTCACGACGCGCCCAGACACTCTGTGGGGGGCGACATTCGTCGTGCTTGCCCCGGAGCACCCGCGGGTGGATGAACTGACCGTGCCCGAGAGACGTGCGGAGGTGGAGCTGTACCGCCGCGCGGCAAGTCGGGCCACGGAGGTCGAGCGGCTGTCCACAGAGCGGCAGAAGACGGGGGTGTTCACCGGAAGTCGCGTTCAGAACCCGGTCACAGGAGAACCAATTCCTGTCTGGATCGCCGACTATGTGCTTCCCGGGTACGGTACGGGTGCGGTGATGGCCGTTCCCGCTCACGATCAGCGCGATCTCGAGTTCGCGCGGAAGTTCGGCCTCCCGATACGGGTTGTGATCGCCCCTCCCGGGGGGGCCCTCCCCGATTCGCGGACGATGACCCGCGCCTACGAAGGTCCGGGTACGATGGTGAGCTCTGGACCCCTCAGCGGCACGCCGGCTTCGGAAGCCATGGAGCGCACCCTCGCCTACCTGGAGGACCATGACTACGGTCGGCGGACCGTTACGTACCGGTTGCGGGATTGGCTGATCTCGCGCCAGCGGTACTGGGGGGCGCCGATCCCGATCGTCTACTGCGCGCGGTGCGGGGTTGTCCCGGTTCCCGAGGACGAGCTGCCGGTTCGCCTGCCCGAGGTCTCGTTCATCGGCAAGATGGGCCTGGCGGACATCCGAGGGTACGCGGACACCGTCTGCCCCCGGTGTGGGGATGCTGCAAGGCGGGACACGGACACCATGGACACGTTCGTGGACTCGTCGTGGTACTTCCTGCGCTTCGTCTCCCCTCACGAACAGAACGCGCCCTTCGTTTCCGCTGACGTGAACCAGTGGCTCCCTGTAGACCAGTACGTGGGTGGCGTGGAGCATGCCATTCTGCACCTTCTGTACTCGCGGTTCGTCACGATGGCCCTTCACGATATGGGGTATGTTGCCTTTGACGAGCCGTTCCGGAGGCTATTCACTCAAGGGATGGTGTGCCACACCGCCTACAAGTGCCCTCAGCACGGCTGGCTCTACCCGAAGGAAGTGGACAACCTGCGGTGCACGAAGTGTGGAGGCCAGGTGACAACCTCCTACTTCTCGATGTCGAAGTCGAAGCGCAACGTTGTCGAACCCGCAGACATCATCGCCCGCTATGGGGCGGACACCGAACGGTTGTACACCCTGTTCATGGGCCCGCCGGACCGGGACATCGAGTGGTCGGAGGACGGAATCCGTGGAGCATGGCGATTCCTGAACCGGGTCTGGAACCTGGTGGTCGGAGAACTGCCCCGGCTCGCCGAAGTTCGCGGCGACCCCGATCCGTCGGGTTTCGGCTCAGCGGAGCGCGCCCTATGGCAGAAGCTCCATGCGACAGTGAAGAAGGTGACTGAGGAGTTCGCGGAACGGCTCGGTCTGAACACAGCGATCGCGGCGATCATGGAACTCGTCAACGCTGTCTCGAGCTACATTGAAGGCCCGCAGCCCGACCTCCGACTGGTGCGACACACGCTGAGCCGGGTGGTACTCCTGCTCTCTCCGTTCACCCCCTTTCTCGCCGAGGAGCTGTGGCAGAGGTTGGGGGAGGGGATCCCTGTTCTCGAGGTACCGTGGCCGGACTACGACCCGGCTGCGGTTGCGGGGGACGAAGTGGAGATCCCGGTCCAGATCAACGGGAAGGTGCGGGCAAGACTTCGCCTGGCCGCGTCTGTCGCGGCGGACGCCGTCACGCTTCGAGCTGCCGCTCTCGCCACCGACGAGGTCCAGGAACGCATTCAGGGTCACGAGGTGGAACGGGTCGTCGCCGTTCCCGGCAAGCTCGTGTCGATCGTCGTACGATGA